DNA sequence from the Falco biarmicus isolate bFalBia1 chromosome 5, bFalBia1.pri, whole genome shotgun sequence genome:
GTGAAGTTTCGATCCAAGCAAAATGTAGATTATGCTTTCCTTCTTAACTTTTGTGCCAATCTTTCTGACTATTATGTGATGCTGGAAGATGATGTTCGTTGCTCAAAGAATTTTTTGACTGCTGTTAAGAAAGTAATTACCTCACGAGAAGGATCCTACTGGGTGACTTTGGAGTTCTCCAAACTGGGATATATTGGAAAGCTTTACCATTCCCATGACCTCCCACGTCTGGCCCATTTTTTGTTGATGTTCTACCAAGAAATGCCTTGTGACTGGCTGCTCATCCACTTTCGTGGGCTGTTAGCTCAAAAGGAGGTGATACGTTTTAAGCCGTCTCTGTTCCAGCACATGGGATACTACTCATCTTACAAAGGAGCTGAAAACAAGCTAAAGGATGATGATTTTGAAGAGGAATCATTTGATATTCCTGACAACCCACCTGCAAACTTGCACACCAACATGAATGTATTTGAAAACTATGAGGCAAGCAAGGCTTACAGCAGCATTGACGAGTACTTCTGGGGCAAAGCTCCTTCTACTGGAGACTTCTATGGAATTGTATTTGAAAAACCCattaaaatcagtaaaattaaAGTTGTCACTGGAACTGAAGACCGgcaaaatgacattttgcatCATGGTGCCCTGGAAGTAGGAGAAAAGATTGCAGGGAGTAAAAAAGGGAGACAGTGTACTACCTACTTGAGACTAGGGGAATTCAAAAATGGGAATTTTGAAATAACTGATGTAGAGCACAAAGTTCTGTTTGATATTAACTGCATGAGAATACTTGTTACCAAAAGTCAAAAAGAATGGCTGATCATTAGGAGCATTAGTGTCTGGACTTCTCAAACACCAAATCAATAAAGCAAAGCCACGTAAGAATGTACAGAGTACATACAATCCGCTGGGTCCCATCTGGTGCCattccccaggaaaaaaaaaaaaaaaaaaaaaaaaaaaaaaaagacatttccaaCTCTTCACTAGAGACACAGGAAAACTGGGGAAATCACAAAACAAtcaaagcaatttattttttactagtTTGGCCAGGCAATATACAAACACTTATTTGttgaaaattttgaattttctaaGAAATGAAAAGTTCTCAAACCACTCTACAGATCTTGAACCCCTTTTTTATCATTTCTCTGTAAGAAAGATCTTCTTAACTAAACAGACAAAACATCCTGTAATTACCAAAAGATATAAAGCTATGACCaatattttgtgaaaagaaattgGATTGTACCTTACGCACatacaaattttaaatgctgtgttAGTATGCATTTGTACAATAGTTGATgatgtgtttcttttaaaggcaGTTGTGACAAGGAAATCTGTTCTGAAACTGGCAGTTTCATTCTGAGCACTGTAAGAAAATAGTGTGGCTAATCATTGCAGCTTCTGTTCAAAAAAGGAATGTATGTAAAAATTATAAATCTGACATGACAACTATGTAAAAAATAGATAATTGCATCACTTACTCTGTCTCAACAAATatcctttgttctttttcctgggTCTTTTCACCAAAACAAGCACTACTTGAATTCTGTATTACTTAGGGGACTAATTTACACTCCTTATTTGAACAAAATGCCTCACAGTAAGCAAGCATTCTGCTTGAGTACAGATGTCGCTATCAAACCCAAGCACCTCAAAAGCAGCACTGTTCTCTTAGGCATCTTAACAGATTGCAGCTtcaacattttctgttccttcacaATATACAGAACTCCCTGTGAGAAATTTGTACATAGCTGAATACTAtactgttgcagcacaaactagtaggctgcaacaaggctttaccggTGGTCATATTCTACTGTCTGTGCGGtatcaccttcctccagaggtcacaccacactgctcctccccTATCTAACCCCTTCTCCTgcaatcctcagggctatttaaccacttaacaggaacagctacagctgcacatcgtctATTatcaatcaacccactgccgctgaggcaagaccacagctgcatgttatcaatgccaATCAaaccactgccttcattcctctacactaTACCATGCTTTCTAAGGACTGTTGTACCTTCCATATTTACCTGTCCAGTTCATGTATGATACAAATGTAAAGTGTACTAAGCTGATCAATTGGAGGTGAATGCAACCATAAGTCTTTTCCGGATGATCTCTAGCCAATAGAGCACAGGCATAATTAAGAATCCTgattcaatgaaaaaaaaaaaaaagtttctaaaataatgtttctaaattagtttttattttttcttcagttttctaatCATGTCAGTTTTGTAGACACTTTCCCACTGCCTCTGGTTATTCCCTGTGAGCTTATTTTGCCTGGGTGTAGCCAGCAGAAAAGTTCCCTCAGTCCTCATGACTTTGGTGTCAGCTCCTGGGCTTTTAGTGTATCACACTGGGAGGCTGTATGGctatatcatagaatcatttaggttggaaaagacctttgagatctcAAGTCCAATCGTtgacccaggactgccaagaccaccactaaaccatgtccctaaacactGCATTCATGAGTTCTTTAAACACCTCTGTGGATGGAGATTgtaccacctccctgggcagcttgttcctatgcttggccaccctttcagtgaagaaggttttcccaatatccaatctaaacctcctttGGTGCAATTTGAGGCCACTTCCTCTTGCCCTATCGCTAGTGGTCTGGGAGAAGAAACCTGCCCCCACCtggctacaacctcctttcaggcagctgtagagagcaataaggtgtGTCGTCGTCCGtgtcccgccccgccccccccccccccccccccccccccccgcctcctccaGTCCAGaataaacaaccccagttcttGCTGCTCCTCATAACAGTTGTGCTCCagtgctccagacccttcaccagcgTCATTGCCCTTgtctggacacgctccagcacctcttcATCCCTattgaagtgaggggcccaaaactgaacaaagtATTCGAGGTGCAGCttcaccagtgcccagcagaAGGGGACAACCACTTCCCTTGTCCAGACATTTGAATCAGCAGAATCTGAGGGGTTTTCCTCTAAGTAATTGTCCAGACTCTCTCAGCAGACACACAAAGAAATCCATGAGTATCAAGTGTGACACAGATGAACACTGTATTGTCAATCTCATGAATACTGTGATTACCACCTAATTGCTTGTAAGGGTTTTAGTTAAACCTGGAAGGCAAGGATTAAATTTAAGGAATGCCTGAACTGACCAAGAGTGAAATAACTACTGTACTCAGCACATCAAAACTTAACATGGCTATTTCAGAAGTGTAAATTGTTTAAAACTCTACACAAAACAGCAATGCAATTGCTTTTCCTGGTTCATAAATCCTGATAAATTCAGGTCCAGATTTGGCAAATCCCCCAGTACAGAGgtaaactacattttaaaacaaatcttctGATACATGCTTCTACACAATTCAGAAAATCATCCTCTTCTCAAAGGAAGTATTTGTTTCCTTGTTCCTTAATAAATACCTAAATCTCTGTTCTTCATATACATATCTTCAGTAAAATAGATTAAAAGCGGCATATATGTTcagtctgaaaaggaaaataataccattttaaaaaatgaaaaatatgtgcTAATCtcaaatgtttataaatatttatgaagggCTTGCTTTTTAACAGTGAGATTATCAAATAATTAGCTGATAATTAGTCAATGGACAACATCATTTTTTTcgatttttttaatgaactgtcAATctagtatttttcctttccttgatCATTAACTGCTACCACCAAAGCAAACATAACTAGGTTAACCAAGAACATTACCTTTACTTTTATTCAGAAATGTGGTATGTCCAAACCAATCTTCTAAATTAGAGTGGAAAATATAGTCAATCCCAAGGTTTAAACTGTTCTTGTAATCAAAACCATACACAATGTGAATGGCTACTACAAATTAAATGCTCTTAACATAAGCCTGAAGCAATTcaaatggcattttttaattaggaGCTGAtcaaaaatgctttcctttttaaaacaacGGTAGTAATGCGTCTCATCTTTGATACCATGGCTTAGCAGTGAGAACTGTCATCTGGCTGTTACCAGTCTGACAGGGTCAAACCCACAAATGCCAAGTCAATGACCTCAATGGAAACTTTGCTTGGGTGTGGGTAGTGGTATGTGCTGGGAATGAGAGGCATGCACCACTCTTGCTGTTGAATTTGTGTT
Encoded proteins:
- the MGAT4C gene encoding alpha-1,3-mannosyl-glycoprotein 4-beta-N-acetylglucosaminyltransferase C; amino-acid sequence: MRHSLKYFDKMRCLRKRSAVSFLGVLVICLLFMNLYIEDGYVLEGDKQLIRETATHQLNPERYVHNFKDLSNFSGSINISYRYLAGTPLPRKRYLTIGLSSVKRKKGNYLLETIKSIFEQSSYEELKEIAVVVQLADFDSAWCEGMVQDISQKFAHHIIAGRLMVIHVPEEYYPVLDGLKRNYNDPEDRVKFRSKQNVDYAFLLNFCANLSDYYVMLEDDVRCSKNFLTAVKKVITSREGSYWVTLEFSKLGYIGKLYHSHDLPRLAHFLLMFYQEMPCDWLLIHFRGLLAQKEVIRFKPSLFQHMGYYSSYKGAENKLKDDDFEEESFDIPDNPPANLHTNMNVFENYEASKAYSSIDEYFWGKAPSTGDFYGIVFEKPIKISKIKVVTGTEDRQNDILHHGALEVGEKIAGSKKGRQCTTYLRLGEFKNGNFEITDVEHKVLFDINCMRILVTKSQKEWLIIRSISVWTSQTPNQ